The Burkholderiales bacterium JOSHI_001 genomic sequence AGGCGAACTTCCTGCAGGTCGTCCAGCAGTACCACCCGCTGATGATCCGCATCGGCGACGGACCCGGCGACTTTGCTTCGATGCCCCGCCGTTCGTGCATCGCCGAGGCCCAGGCCGAAGGTGCCGTGCTGTGGGAGATGAAAAAGACCGCGGCACGCGATGCCTGGCGCGAGATCGAGCCCAGCCTGCAACGCATCGGCGACATCATGATGGCGCCGACCAAGACCCCGGAGGCGAACCATGCCGCTGCAGCTTGATGATCTGGCGGCGCTGGATGCGCCCGCACTGGATGCCTCCGGTGTGCCGCTGATGCTGTCCATCGATTCGATCGACGAGGACGCTGAGCAGCCGCGCCACGAGTTCGACACCAACGCATTGCAGGAACTGGCCGACACCATTCGAGAACGTGGCGTGCGCCAGCCGATCTCGGTACGGCCGAATTTGCAACAGTCTGGCCGGTGGATTCTGAACTTCGGTGCCCGGCGCTTACGGGCCGCTCGACTCGCTGGACTCACAACGATCCCCGCGTTCATCGACACCACCGCAGACAACTACGACCAGGTGATCGAGAACGAGCAGCGCGAGGGACTTCGCCCGCTGGAGCTGGCGATGTTTGTGCAGAAGCGCCTGGCCCTTGGCGACAACCAGGCCGAGATCGCCAAGCGGCTGGGCAAGAGCCGGCAGTGGGTCACACTGGCCACCGCGATGATCGAGCCCCCGGACTGGCTGCTGGACTTGTACCGACAAGGCCGCTGCCGGGGAATGATGGAGCTGTACGAACTGCGGCGCCTGCATGGCGAGCATCCGCAGTACATCGAAGCCTGGGTGGCCGATCGGGACGCCATCACCCGGGACGGTGTTGCGGGGCTGCGGGCGGAACTCAATGCTGCGGCCGTGGGGTCGGCTCGGCCTGGCGCGTCCACGCTGATGCAGGCGATCGACAGCCCGCCGGCCGACTCGGACCCGAGCGCCTCTGGACTGGACGCGGCGACGCCAGCCAAGCCTCGGCCGAAGACGAACACGCGACTGCATGTCGAGATGGATGGACAAGACTACCAACTGGTGGTCTCGGTGGCGCCGATCAAAGCGGGCCACCTGTACATCAGGCCCTTGAAGGGAGGCCCGCGATCAATGGCGCCGGCCTCGGCATTGAAACTGCGAGGGTTCGTCAGTCGTTGATCGGCGGCCCCTGACGATAGCGGGCGCCCTTGTGGCGCCCGTCTCTCTTGGGCTGTCCGATGGGCGTTGTCAAACGGTTTGACAACGCGACGCGCGTCCCGACCTCGCGATGATTCTTGCCTTGGAATCATCGGCCTTGAAGCCTCGATCCAAGCCAATACTGAATGCGTAGGTGAGTGCAGAGATAGGCGCGGTGGCGCCGTTGTCTGACACGCACGGCATGTCAGGAGGCTCGGGTTATGGCAACCTCGTCACGTGATCGACTGAGCGTCGATCTGCATGGTCTGAAAGCCGCGCTCTTGGAGCGCGCCCGGCTGGCCGGTACGTCACCCTCAGGCTGGGTTCGGGCGACGCTTGCAGAGGCTCTGGGTGGCCCTGCTGAGCCAGTCGAGGGTCTGCGTCCGCCTCGGTTCCAAGCGCGCGATGCGAGCCGAGTGCGGCTCACGCTGCGGATGTCCCGCGACGATGCTTCTGCTGTCCTGGCGGCAGCCCGACTGGCGGGCCAACCTCCAGGCGACTTCGTCGCCAACCTGCTAGCGGGGCAACCTGCGCCCATACCGGCCAAGGACCGCGCTGAAGCCATCGGGGCGTTGATAGCGTCCTGTGCCGAGCTTTCCACATTCAGCCGTAACCTGAGCCACCTGGTCTCGCTGCTTCGCCATGGCGCCTTCAGGCCTGCCGAGGAGTACCGGCTGATGCTAACCACGCTGGGCACCGACGTGCGCGAACACTTGGACCATTTCACTCGGGCGATGGCGGAACTCCAGCCACGTCGTGGCAGCGGCACGCATCGGTACCGTGCCGGCGCCACGCGGACGGGAGCACGACCATGACGCAAGGTCAGAACATCGACGGCGTCCTGCTCCAGTGGGGCGATCGGCTCTTCTATCCGGGTAACCGGATCGTGCACACCCGGCCGCAACCCAAGCTCGGCGGGCTCGCCGCAAGGCAGCGAGCGGCCGCCATTCGGGAGCGCATCGAGGCGACTGTGGTGCGCCGTGCGCCCCAGGTGATGGTGAAAGTCACGGGCGGTGGGCGGGGTATGAAAGCCATCGCCGCTCACTTCCGTTACATCAGCAAGAACGGCCGCCTGGACATCGAAGACGACCGCGGCGACATCTCACGCGGCAAGTCGGCGCTGCACGGACTGGCGGAAGACTGGCGCTATGGCGGTACTTTCATCGACGACAT encodes the following:
- a CDS encoding ParB-like partition protein (PFAM: ParB-like nuclease domain; KorB domain~TIGRFAM: ParB-like partition proteins), giving the protein MPLQLDDLAALDAPALDASGVPLMLSIDSIDEDAEQPRHEFDTNALQELADTIRERGVRQPISVRPNLQQSGRWILNFGARRLRAARLAGLTTIPAFIDTTADNYDQVIENEQREGLRPLELAMFVQKRLALGDNQAEIAKRLGKSRQWVTLATAMIEPPDWLLDLYRQGRCRGMMELYELRRLHGEHPQYIEAWVADRDAITRDGVAGLRAELNAAAVGSARPGASTLMQAIDSPPADSDPSASGLDAATPAKPRPKTNTRLHVEMDGQDYQLVVSVAPIKAGHLYIRPLKGGPRSMAPASALKLRGFVSR